TTCGGCGTGTTGGCAGCCTCAAGCTCGGTGGTCGGGAAGTCGGCCGTCCGCATGCCGCCGACGCCGTCCATGACCAGCATCAGAATCTTGCTGCCATTGGGATTGAGTACACTCTTGATGACTTCCGAAAGGGCGATTTCAGCCATGAAGATTGCTCCGTAAGAGATTCCGCTCCCTCCCGGTCGCGGTTCGGCGCAGAGTCAACAGGCACGAGGGCCGACGCGTCAACGGAGAACCCCGCGCAGCGAGGGGCACAGAGCACTCAGGCGGGAGGACATGGCGAGGCCTGCTTTCTAACAACCCCTTTATTCCGCAAACGGTCGAACCGCTCCAGGTGGGGCTTGACCCATTGGGCCGCCATTCAGGACAAAGGAATCCTGTTGCGGGACGGCAATGTCCGCGCACAGACCGTTGTCGACGGGAATCTTGGGGAGATCCCGTCCGGCCAGGCGCCGCCGGACTTGCAGGTCGCGCCACCCGCCGTTGAGCCAGGACGGCACGAAGGGGGACTCGGGGGTATCAATCCTCCCCCAGAATTCGCTGGCCCGGGGTGATGCTGTGAGCGTTTCACTCACCGTTTCTCGTCTCCTGCGCGATAAGGGCAGGCAGTTCGGCCTGCGCTCCGTCGCCGGGGAATCGGGTCTCGACGGCTCGATCCAGAGCGCCGAGCTCAACCGGCCTGGTTTGGCCTTTGCCGGATTCCTGGACGTCTACTCCCACGATCGCATTCAGATTCTCGGCAACACGGAGATCGCCTTCCTCCAGCGCATGGGCGCAGACGAGCGCCGTGCGAATCTCGAGCGCGCGATGGCCTACGAAATCCCCTGCATTATTGTCACCACGGGGCTGACGCCGCCGGATGAGATGGTGGAACTGGCCGAGCAACGTGCGATTCCGCTGCTTTGCACGAATCACCCAACGTCCCGCTTCTGGGGCATGTTGTCATTCTACCTCGAACGTGAGTTCGCTCCCCAGACTACCGTGCATGGCGTGTTGGTGGACGTGTTCGGCATCGGTGTGCTGATCACCGGCTCGGCCGGCGTGGGAAAATCGGAGAGCGGCCTGGAACTGATCGAGCGCGGCCATCGCCTGGTCGCCGATGATGTCGTTATCATCAAGCGCCTCGCGAAAAACCTCGTCGTCGGCAGCGCCGCCAGCAACGTGGCGCACCACATGGAAGTCCGCGGGCTCGGTATCGTTGACGTCGAGCTGTTATTCGGCGCTGGATCGGTGCGCGAGGAAAAGCGAATCGCCCTCGTTGTGCGTCTTGAGCGCTGGACCGAAGAAACCATCCTGGACCGCCTCGGTATAGATGAGCACTATACGAACATCCTCGGCGTGGACATTCGCGAGTTCCGCATCCCCGTCGAGCCCGGCCGCAACATCTCGATTCTTGTCGAGGTCGCGGCTTTGCAGCACCGCATCCAGTCCCAGGGCCGCAACCCAGCCAAGGAATTGAACGATCGACTGATCAAGCAGATGACCCGCTCGCGGCTCGTCTGAGGAATCCAAACCGAGAAGAAAAGCCCTCGCCCATGAAACTGATTCAATTCGTCTTCGGACTGCACAACCACCAACCGGTCGGCAACTTCGACACGGTGTTCGAGGACGCATTCAACACGGCGTACGATCCGTTCCTGGGTCTGCTGGAGAAGCACCCCGGG
This DNA window, taken from bacterium, encodes the following:
- the hprK gene encoding HPr(Ser) kinase/phosphatase — its product is MSVSLTVSRLLRDKGRQFGLRSVAGESGLDGSIQSAELNRPGLAFAGFLDVYSHDRIQILGNTEIAFLQRMGADERRANLERAMAYEIPCIIVTTGLTPPDEMVELAEQRAIPLLCTNHPTSRFWGMLSFYLEREFAPQTTVHGVLVDVFGIGVLITGSAGVGKSESGLELIERGHRLVADDVVIIKRLAKNLVVGSAASNVAHHMEVRGLGIVDVELLFGAGSVREEKRIALVVRLERWTEETILDRLGIDEHYTNILGVDIREFRIPVEPGRNISILVEVAALQHRIQSQGRNPAKELNDRLIKQMTRSRLV